A segment of the Polyangiaceae bacterium genome:
TCAGAGGTCGAAGCGGGACTCTTGCTTCTGCCTGGGGCGTTGGTGATCGGAGCGATGATGCCCATTGCCGCGCGGATCGCAGAGCGCACGGGTCCTCGGCTCCCGACGCTCTTGGGCCTGGTACTCACGGCGCTCTTCATGTGGATGTACCGTCGCCTCGATGTCACGACGAGTACCTGGGACGTGCTGTTCCCCACGCTGATTCGTGGCGTTGGACTCGGGCTCTTGATCACCCCTGTCATGACCGCTGCCATGAACGCCGTGCCCACGCAGAATGCCGGCATGGCCTCATCCATGTTGAGTCTCACGCAGCAGGTCGCGGGTTCTTTGGGCATCGCCGTCTTGGCATCGGTGCTCGGTCATCGAGCCACTTTTCATCGAGCCGTGGTTGGCGAGAGCCTGCGCGCGAGTTCCCCAGCGCTGCTCGAGGTGACCCACGACGTCACCTTGCGAGCGCTCGAGCTTGGGGTCCCTCCTCACGCCGCGCTCGCAGTCGCTCAGACCACAGTCGGCAAGCACGCGGTACTTGCGGCGGGTGTCTTGAGTTTCAACGACGCGTTTTTGGTCGGCGCCGGTGTGGTGCTGATCGGCGTGATCCCCGCGCTGTTGCTCAAAGACGTCGCGCGCGGTGCGAGCTCGGACAGCTCCAGCGAGCAAGCACACGTGCTGGAGTAGCGCTGAGTCCGATCGGGGTTGGGGGAGGGAGAACCGTCGCGTACCCTCCTCAACTGATGTCAGAACAGAACCAAGCAGAGCCGCTCCGTGGCGGCTGCTTTTGTGGCGCCTTGCGCTACCAAGTTGACCGGCCCTTGGTCGGTGCTCAGAGCTGTCATTGTTCGAAGTGTCGAAAGGTGTTTAGCGGTGCGGGCTCCTCCTTTGGGTTCCTCGCCCCAGACAGCTTCAGCTGGGTCGACGAACCTCGCGCGCTGAGCCGCTACGCAAGCGGCGATGGCTGGGAGATCGGCTTCTGCGGAACGTGCGGGTCCACCCTGTGCGGGATCCACGAAGGCACCGTGCGTGGAGTCACGCTCGGGAGCATCGACGGCGACCCGGGGATCCAGATCGCCCGCCACCTCTTCGTCGGCTCCAAGGCCCCCTGGGATCACATCGGGGGCGATGCCCCGCAGTTCGATGAGGGAGGGGACTAGCGTCGCGGTTTTTTCTTTCAGCGAGCGATGAGTTTGGGTTCTCGCTGGGGTCAAAGGAGTAGCTCGGCTCAAGCAGCCGAAGAAACACGGAGCTTCTGATGACGATTCAAGCCGCGACTCCCTATTTCATCCTCAACGGCCACGCCCGCCAGGCCATCGAGTTCTACTCCGGAGCGCTGGGCGCCAGCGCGGAGCCCCTGCTCACCTTTGGCCAGATGGATCAAAGCTGCAGCGAGGCGCAAAAGGATAACGTGATGCACTGCGTGCTCAAGGTGGGGGCAACCACGTTGATGCTGAGCGATGGGCCGGCAGCTGGAGAGTTGCCTCCCAGTGGGCTCGTCTGCGTAGCTCTCGATTTCGACGACGCAGACGAGCTTCGACGTGTGTTTGGTGCGCTCGAGCAAGGCGGCGAGGTCGTCAACGCGGTGTTTGACGCGCCGTGGGGCGCACTGTTTGGCGTCGTGCGGGATCGCTTCGGTGTTGAGTGGATGCTCAACTGCCTGAAAAACTGAGGCGCTCTGGATTCGGTTCCTCCCGGAAAATCCGTTACCAGGCGAGCTGGTCAGCAAGTTGGTCGCGGCGCGAGCCGCCGAGAACCTCGCGCGAGGGAAATGAGCATGAGCATTCAGAAGGTCGCGTTCACGATGTACCCCATCAAGGACCCCGATCGCGCCCGGCGGTTCTACGAAGAGACGCTTGGGCTGAAGGTCGGTATGCACGGCGGCCAGCATGGCGTGGTGTGGATCGAATACGACCTGCCTGGAGGCGGCTGCTTGGCGTTGACCAACGTGGGTGACGCCTCGCCCAGTACGAATTCGGGTGGGACCATCGCCCTCGAGGTCAGCGACCTTGCAGCCCTCGTCGCGGAGCTGAAGGCCAAGGGCGTCGAGTTTTCTGCCGAGGGGATCCGCGGCCCGCACTGCGCGATGGCCGTTTGTCTCGACTCCGAAGGCAACTCGATCCTCCTGCATCAGCTCGACAGCCCCTCCTGACAGTACGCTGTCAGCGCTACCGCGTAAGCTCGACCCCATGAGCTCAACCGGCAAACTCCGCGTGTACATCGCTTGCTCCCTCGACGGCTTCATTGCCGGCGCCGACGACGACCTGTCGTGGCTGCCGGGTGTGGAGAGCGAACCAGGAGGGCTGCCTCCGGAGCCCGAATCGGCCAGCGGCGCCCTCGGCTTCGAACAATTCCTCGGGGAACTAGGTGCCGTGCTGATGGGTCGACGCA
Coding sequences within it:
- a CDS encoding GFA family protein produces the protein MSEQNQAEPLRGGCFCGALRYQVDRPLVGAQSCHCSKCRKVFSGAGSSFGFLAPDSFSWVDEPRALSRYASGDGWEIGFCGTCGSTLCGIHEGTVRGVTLGSIDGDPGIQIARHLFVGSKAPWDHIGGDAPQFDEGGD
- a CDS encoding VOC family protein, with protein sequence MTIQAATPYFILNGHARQAIEFYSGALGASAEPLLTFGQMDQSCSEAQKDNVMHCVLKVGATTLMLSDGPAAGELPPSGLVCVALDFDDADELRRVFGALEQGGEVVNAVFDAPWGALFGVVRDRFGVEWMLNCLKN
- a CDS encoding VOC family protein, yielding MSIQKVAFTMYPIKDPDRARRFYEETLGLKVGMHGGQHGVVWIEYDLPGGGCLALTNVGDASPSTNSGGTIALEVSDLAALVAELKAKGVEFSAEGIRGPHCAMAVCLDSEGNSILLHQLDSPS